The Populus nigra chromosome 14, ddPopNigr1.1, whole genome shotgun sequence genome has a segment encoding these proteins:
- the LOC133673347 gene encoding uncharacterized protein LOC133673347 isoform X2: MDLDGLDEPSKVRKPPSRFAPTSKKPQPKSKPKPKPEPQESVPVAPKPDPSVSNTAEDAKPKIDDTLSKTETGVSNGNVKMEIDAKEERGAAVKENDPMDVDKEEDEDDVVVREIDVYYTPSVDPNTQLYVMQYPLRPCWRPYELDERCKEVRVKPKSTEVEVDLSIDDTKNYDPDIASRLNMKKQTLSSSWSPPPATGYAVGVLIGNKLHLNPIHAVVQLRPSMDYLSSGNSKGKKNATSGEDSNEGKPLGLPKKQSKQMSSGNEQKPDVEESWIPLKYHGSKSDLSSRYLQNMVAPESSTIEFAMSPYDYMSSLCPGISNNNIKLNGPSRRVLLSLPLEERIKRLFLEGPPIHRFAALRHLIPNDSIEDLLIVLQEYGQLVQGLWVPKTSLLFPNPKPTEKVKLAARDYILLLFSKSLVVTPSELNVPMKPLILKSFLNIFAVERPSFKDWKFKENVDTLFVELYPDIVRKQEQAWEVMGKNISAAFDRAGKSVSKNVITKPKKTMTDETREALRKALPKVLQTHKVCRFATVGHLSVYSSKGRS, translated from the exons ATGGACCTGGACGGCCTAGACGAACCGAGCAAGGTACGAAAACCACCCAGCAGATTCGCGCCAACTTCAAAGAAACCtcaaccaaaatcaaaacctaaacctaaacccgaACCTCAGGAATCAGTACCGGTGGCACCAAAACCCGACCCTTCAGTTTCTAACACAGCCGAAGATGCTAAACCTAAAATTGATGATACGCTTTCGAAGACGGAAACGGGGGTTTCCAATGGTAATGTGAAGATGGAAATTGATGCTAAAGAAGAGAGAGGAGCGGctgtaaaggaaaatgatccaATGGATGTTGATAAAGAAGAGGATGAGGATGATGTGGTTGTTCGCGAAATTGATGTTTACTACACTCCGTCCGTCGACCCCAACACTCAG TTATATGTAATGCAATATCCATTGAGGCCGTGTTGGAGACCGTATGAATTGGATGAAAGATGTAAAGAG gttagagTGAAACCTAAAAGCACCGAAGTGGAGGTTGATTTGTCTATTGATGATACTAAAAACTATGACCCTGATATTGCTAGCAGATTGAATATGAAAAAGCAG ACTTTGTCGTCCTCATGGTCGCCGCCTCCTGCTACTGGGTATGCTGTCGGGGTTCTTATAGGTAATAAG TTACACCTGAATCCTATTCATGCAGTGGTGCAGCTTCGGCCATCAATGGACTATCTAAGTTCTGGTAAttctaaagggaaaaaaaatgccaCAAGTGGAGAAGATTCCAATGAGGGGAAACCCTTGGGTCTACCAAAGAAGCAG AGCAAGCAGATGAGTTCAGGAAATGAGCAAAAGCCAGATGTTGAGGAG TCTTGGATTCCTCTGAAGTACCATGGCTCAAAAAGTGATTTATCTTCCAGATATCTACAGAACATGGTGGCACCAGAAAGTTCTACCATTGAGTTTGCAATGAGCCC GTATGACTACATGAGCTCCTTGTGTCCTGGGATATCAAACAacaatattaaactcaatggtCCTTCAAGAAG GGTTTTGCTTTCACTGCCTCTGGAAGAACGAATTAAGAGGCTGTTTTTGGAG GGACCTCCAATTCATCGGTTTGCTGCTCTTAGGCATCTTATTCCAAATGACTCCATTGAAGATCTCTTAATAGTTCTTCAGGAGTATGGGCAATTAGTGCAAGGACTATGGGTGCCAAAAACGAGTTTACTGTTTCCCAACCCAAAGCCAACTGAAAAGGTTAAACTTGCAGCTAGAGATTACATACTTCTTTTATTTAGCAAGAGTTTGGTGGTCACCCCTTCAGAACTTAATGTCCCAATGAAGCCTCTGATTCTGAAGAGCTTCCTGAATATATTTGCTGTTGAAAGGCCTTCCTTTAAGGATTGGAAGTTCAAAGAAAATGTGGATACATTGTTTGTAGAACTGTACCCAGACATTGTTAGAAAGCAAGAACAAGCTTGGGAAGTCATGGGAAAAAACATTTCTGCTGCTTTTGATCGAGCTGGAAAAAGTGTGTCCAAGAATGTGATAACAAAGCCGAAGAAAACCATGACAGATGAAACTCGAGAAGCTCTGCGGAAGGCCTTGCCAAAAGTTCTCCAAACTCACAAGGTTTGCAG